One Salifodinibacter halophilus genomic window carries:
- a CDS encoding sensor histidine kinase: QALFNVLENAVKFSPADAAVTVDARRVDGEPGGPDHLLRIDVSDRGPGIPAADRERVFDRFARLEEHRGSPGTGLGMSLVRAILHRH, from the coding sequence AGCAGGCGCTGTTCAACGTGCTGGAGAACGCGGTCAAGTTCTCCCCGGCCGACGCGGCGGTGACGGTGGACGCGCGCCGCGTCGACGGCGAACCCGGCGGGCCGGACCATTTGCTGCGCATCGACGTCAGCGACCGCGGCCCCGGCATCCCGGCCGCCGACCGCGAGCGCGTGTTCGACCGTTTCGCGCGCCTGGAAGAACACCGCGGCTCGCCCGGCACCGGCCTGGGCATGAGCCTGGTGCGGGCGATCCTGCACCGGCAC